Proteins from a single region of Synechococcus sp. WH 8109:
- a CDS encoding NAD(P)H-quinone oxidoreductase subunit L: MDLSSLLSQVPQDTLLVLLAYTLLGGLYLVVVPLALYTWMNQRWHRMGKLERLGIYGLVFLFFPGMILFAPFLNFRLSGQGDV, from the coding sequence TTGGACCTTTCGTCCCTGCTTTCTCAAGTCCCACAGGACACGTTGTTAGTCCTGTTGGCCTACACCCTTCTGGGCGGCCTGTATCTCGTTGTGGTTCCCCTCGCCCTGTACACGTGGATGAACCAGCGTTGGCATCGCATGGGCAAGCTGGAGCGGCTGGGGATCTATGGCCTGGTCTTCCTCTTTTTCCCGGGGATGATTCTGTTTGCCCCCTTCCTCAATTTCCGGCTGAGCGGGCAAGGAGACGTCTGA
- a CDS encoding DUF3007 family protein, translated as MTRGKVLLIGLAVLLLGGLGQVGFQAAGFEGFSAGIAAEALLIVIVVVWTSSYLFRVVTGQMTYMDQRRRYREVYDKQEAEVLQAHFDALPEEEKQKLLRKIGADASVPADGDAPVDS; from the coding sequence TTGACGCGTGGCAAGGTTCTTCTGATCGGACTTGCAGTCCTCCTGCTGGGAGGGCTTGGGCAGGTCGGCTTTCAGGCTGCAGGCTTTGAGGGGTTTTCGGCAGGAATTGCTGCAGAGGCCCTTTTGATTGTGATTGTGGTGGTTTGGACAAGCTCTTACTTGTTCCGTGTGGTCACCGGCCAGATGACCTACATGGATCAGCGGCGTCGCTACCGCGAGGTGTACGACAAACAGGAAGCTGAAGTGCTTCAAGCCCATTTTGATGCTCTCCCCGAGGAGGAGAAACAGAAACTTCTGCGCAAGATTGGAGCGGATGCCTCGGTTCCCGCGGACGGTGATGCCCCCGTCGACTCATAG
- a CDS encoding AbrB family transcriptional regulator: MLTGSDLLNKVTDLGDISKSDLVHACGYVSTKKDGGERLNFTAFYEALLEAKGVSLGMGGVGGVSKGGRKLSYMATVQGNGNLLIGKAYTALLDLKPGDEFEIKLGRKQIRLTPVGATDEDDE, encoded by the coding sequence ATGCTCACTGGGAGCGACCTTCTCAATAAAGTCACAGACCTGGGTGACATCAGCAAATCTGACCTTGTTCATGCCTGTGGCTATGTCTCCACAAAAAAAGATGGTGGTGAACGTCTGAATTTCACCGCTTTTTATGAAGCACTGCTGGAGGCCAAAGGCGTCAGTCTTGGCATGGGTGGTGTTGGCGGTGTGAGCAAAGGCGGCCGCAAACTCAGCTATATGGCCACTGTGCAAGGCAACGGCAATCTTCTCATCGGCAAGGCGTATACGGCACTGCTCGACCTGAAGCCTGGAGATGAATTTGAGATCAAACTGGGTCGCAAACAGATTCGGCTGACACCAGTTGGTGCCACCGACGAAGACGACGAGTGA
- the trpA gene encoding tryptophan synthase subunit alpha, whose amino-acid sequence MPNQQSSSIAQRFEQLKQDGRLALMPFLMAGDPDLSVTADVLLSLQSAGADMVELGMPYSDPLADGPVIQAAASRALAVGTTPKGVLGMLRSLKGQLQIPVILFTYSNPLLNVGMEPFCQSAAEAGAAGLVVPDLPLEEAERLSTIAERHGLDLVLLVAPTTPQDRMGRIATCSRGFTYLVSVTGVTGERAQMESRVEGLVQQLKQTSPVPVAVGFGISGADQVRQVRGWGADGAIVGSALVKRMAAALPGDIAQEAGRFCAELRAAADQP is encoded by the coding sequence ATGCCCAATCAGCAGTCCTCTTCCATCGCCCAGCGCTTTGAGCAGCTGAAGCAGGACGGTCGCCTCGCCTTGATGCCATTCCTTATGGCCGGCGATCCGGATCTCTCTGTCACCGCTGATGTGCTGCTCAGCCTGCAAAGTGCAGGGGCTGACATGGTCGAACTGGGAATGCCCTACAGCGACCCTCTCGCTGATGGGCCGGTCATTCAGGCTGCTGCGTCCCGGGCCCTTGCTGTCGGGACCACGCCAAAGGGAGTTCTGGGCATGCTGCGCTCGTTGAAAGGCCAGCTGCAGATTCCCGTGATCCTGTTCACGTATTCCAATCCACTGCTCAATGTGGGGATGGAGCCGTTTTGCCAGTCTGCAGCGGAGGCTGGTGCGGCGGGTTTGGTGGTCCCTGATCTACCCCTCGAGGAAGCGGAGCGGCTGTCGACAATCGCAGAGCGTCATGGCTTGGATTTGGTGCTCTTGGTTGCACCCACGACTCCCCAAGATCGGATGGGTCGGATTGCTACATGCAGCCGAGGTTTCACCTACCTGGTGAGTGTCACCGGTGTAACCGGTGAGCGAGCTCAGATGGAAAGCAGGGTTGAAGGTTTAGTGCAGCAACTCAAACAAACCTCACCTGTTCCTGTTGCGGTTGGTTTTGGGATCTCCGGTGCAGATCAAGTGCGTCAGGTTCGGGGCTGGGGTGCCGATGGAGCGATTGTGGGCAGTGCACTTGTGAAACGGATGGCGGCAGCATTACCCGGGGACATTGCTCAGGAAGCTGGTCGTTTTTGCGCTGAGTTGCGTGCAGCTGCCGATCAGCCCTAG